The genomic segment TTTTACCGCGGCGTGCAGTTTGCAGCCTGTTTCAAGTATGAGAGTAAAAGCAAAACCTAGCATTTATGTGCCGCTCGGTTCCGAAAAGATTACGGTAAGCAATATCGACGAGGAATTGGGGAAAATGATGGCTGGAAACGAAGATTCATCTTCAGAGGCAAAGGCACGCATATTCCGCTATACGCCGTCCGATGCGGCCGATGAAGATAAAGATCAGCTCCGTTATTTGATTCACTATCCTGTACAATCGTTCAATTTTGATATAAGCAATTATTTCGGCACGAATGCAGTTACAAGCAATACGGGACTGTCATACAATGTAGATGAGAGTATTTCGATCCCTAGTTTGGAAACAACCCAAACATGCACTATGGCGGAAGCGACTACCATAAATGATAAATTGCTGGAATATTTTAACAATCCCGATCCGGCAACTCTGCCGTCGAAAAGCATTCCTGCAGGGATGCCGATCGGTTATTCGCTGCCCATAGATATTTCTATTGCATTTGAAGGTTTTGATGAACTTACATTCGGAGGCAACTCAGTTGCTTCTTTGGAATTTTCGGCAATTTTACCTGAAGGTATGACTTGTTCGTTTTCCCATACTCAACTTATAAGCGGCGGTAATACCTTTCAAGGATATCATTCGTCCTCGAATGCGGTAAGATTTTATATTTATGATAATAAGCCGATACGCAAGGATATCCGCATTACCGGAACAATGGAGTTGGCCGGAAACGTATCACAGGGCGGAACGGTTACATTTCAGCGCAAACTTGAGGGAACTATAGAAGAAGCGAAGGGTGTAAACGCTCGTCTTGAAAATCTTACGGTGGGAGGCAGTCAGAGCGTCGCACTGCCGCTGCCCGATGATTTTAAAAAAGCGGTTATCGAAGAAGGAAATCTAAAGTTTTCAATCCGGCAGCCTGCCGGGTGGGACGGCATATCAATAAAAGAAAAAACAAAAATAGAGCAGAGCGGAAGTAATGGGCTGCTTATCGATCCGCCGGAGTTCCGCCCATTAGGCTCTCCCATTTCTCTTGCAGGGTTAACGCTCAATGATTCAAAAACACTGACTTATACGCCGAAGCTTGAGGTAATATTGACGGATGCCACGTACCGTAAGCCGTCTGAATCCTTATCTGCCGATTTCAGTTTTGCTATTCAAAAATTTACCGAGCTTACTTTGAAAAACAGACCCGATTTTGCAGTGTCGAAATCCGAAGCTGTTCCCGAAGAGATGGAAAACTGGGTTAAGGAAATAGATTTTAATAAAGTAAGCGCAAAGGTAAAACTGTATAACGGATTGCCGACAGAAAATCCTATTAAACTCAAGCTGTCGTCAGCTTCCCTTCATATACCGCCGAACGTTCAAACATTCGATTCTCAAACAACCACGGAACATACTTATGAGAGCGCTTCAAATTGGACATTGGATGTGGAAAATACAAGCAATCTCGATTTGAACGTCGGTGTGGAACTTCCGGATTATAATGAAACCGATAAAACGTTCACTTTAAAAAATATTGCGGCCGGCAGTAACATAAAAATCAGCATTGAAACAAGTTTTGATCTTGATTGGAATAAAATTACGCTGAAAGCGCACGGCGGTCAGCAGTTCTCTTATCCGAAAGAGCAGGACAACTTTATAGATCTGTCCTCCTTTGCAAAGCTGAAAGATATAGGCATCCGACTGCCCGATATTCCGGTATATGTGTATGCCGGTTCAGCTTCCGGTTTGTTGAAAGACCAACCGATCAAAATAGGTTTATCGACACGCTATACGGAGAAAGACGGAGCAACCCCGCAACCGATGATAATATGCAATGAAGCTCCCTGCGAGCTGCAGAGCTTCCCTGCCGAAAAATTTGCCGGTGATACCAAAGAATATACGGGGGATATTCCGAAGGCCAGTGTCGCTATAAAAAAAGGAGAGCCCGGTGTTGAACATACTTTATCGGAACTCTTTAATAAATATCCGACGGGCGTCCAGCTTACCTACACATTGACTATGGGTGAAATAACCGTGGACCGTGCCGCATATAATGATATAATAAATAAAGGCGGAAAAGCCGAAATAAAGCTGGATGTGCTTTTGGATGTACCGCTTAGTTTTGATATTGAACCCCAACAGCGTATATCGCTTAAACCGTTTATGCAAGCTTTCGGAGAGAGAGACCTCTTTAATAGAAAAAGTGCAGACGAGAAAATAATTGATATTGATAACCGACTTATTGATGCAGTGGATACTATTCAGTTGAATGTAAACATCCAAAGCGACTTAGGTATTCAACCCGGTATCATTTTCCAAGCAACGGATAGCAACGGTAAACTTCTTATAGAAAAGAAATTGTTGTCGGCTGCCGGTGAGCCGGACAAGCTCTCCAAAGAAGACTGGGAGTTGCTTCAGAATACATATCCCGTATATTCTGAACTTTTCCTTGAGTTTCCCGAAGGTAAGCGTACTGTTAAACTTAAAAAGGAATTTACGCTGTCTGCATCGTTGTCTGTTTACGCGGGTACGCAGATCGATTATCCTGTCGATTATCTATAATGCATTAATACCGGTTCCGGAGGATATAAAATGAAAAAAAAGTGCCTTATTTTAGTATGTATGGTGATTGGAGCGTTGGCAGCTTTCGGGCAGACTACCGCAACTGATAATGGAACGCAAAAAGATATCTTACAGCCGGTCGAAATGAATGAGCCGACGCAGCGGACTAAGCGGCTTCCGCTTTCGATGCATACGGGATTGGTTATTTCGGGAACTGCTGCTAATAATATGTTTTCAGTGATGGATTTTTTTAAACCGAAATCTGATACCAATCCGCAGCTTGTTATCGATTTTAATGAACTTTCGGCAAAGACGATAAAGTCGGGTATTCATGCAGGCGTTTTAGTTGACTTTGATTGGTTCTTTCAATTCACAGTGCTGGGAGAGCATACGGTAAAATTTTCCACTACAATTAATGCGGATGGATGGGCAAATGTCTCAAAAAGCTTGCTCGATCTTATTGCACAAGGCAATACGGCGAATGCAGACGGAAAGCCAATCACGGGCTCCCTCAATGCAAAGATCAATGCTTTTGCCGATACGGGCGTTATGTATCAGCTGAAAAAGCCGAATTACGGCTTTTCTGCGCGGCTTGCATATTTTATTCCGCTTGCATATATGTCGAACCCGCAAGCGGCATTTACTCTATCGCCTAACAACAGCGGCAGCGGTATTGACGGGCTAACTATCGAAGCCGAAGGTACCGCAAATATTTACGGGCATTTGCCGGCAATGGCAGCGAGTAGAGGACTTTCCGTTGCAGACCTCTTTAAAGATTGGGGGCTTGATTTAAGTTTGGCCGGGTCATATACCCCGACAAATTGGGTTACCGTTACCGGCGGAGTAAGTTATTTGCCTCTTAAAAGCGTAGAAATGACTACGGGTATACGGAACCATTTTAAGTTTAAAGGGACGGTTGATAATATTCTGAAAACTATGACCGGTAAAAGTATGGACGGTAAAGGTATTATTGATTTAGATAAGGATAATACAACCGAACTACTGAAAACCGACCTTCCCCCGACAAAGATTATGCGTCCGTGTAAAATTCAAATAGGAGCGGATTTTAGACCGTTCCGAAATGATTACCTAATCTTATCGCCGTTCTTTGCATTTCCGGTCATTAATGCAAAGCCCTACTATGTGGATGGCGGTTTGAAAATTGAAAGCCGTTTTGCAAGAGCGCTCGGCGTATATTTGGACAGCCGGTATATTGAACGGATATGGCGGCACGAACTATGTCTTTTTGTAGATTCACGCTGGTTCTCCTTCCAGCTTGCCGCATCGGTTGCCTCGCAGGACTTTAAACGGACATTTACTACACTGTCCGGGGTTGGGGTAAAGTTCGGTATTGGTATCGGTTTCTAGGATGTCCTTCTGAAAATATACGACGCATCTACTGCGTCATACGACAAAAAAGTGTCCTCAACGTATCATAGATACGCCTGTGGTACTTTTTTGCCTAATTCCTTGTATCTGCATCGTCTATTTTCAAAAGGCTAACGGAAAGCTAAATCTGTGTGTACCCTAATGCGTTTACCCTGCAAAAAACGATTGAATTTTTTTTAAAAATATGTAAACTAATTTCCGAATTTATTTCGACATGAGAGGGGGCGCGGGTATGATATACTCCGGTTCTGCGAATTTGGCAATTCTGGCGTGTCCGGGCGGTGAACATTTTGCCGATGCCGTAATTCAGCATTTAAAGCATATTTATGTAGAAAAACTTAATAGAAAAATAGATAAGTTAACAAAACGGTATAATTTACAAAGAGAACACCTTATTCGCGACATCAACTTTTACAACGACCTTATTTCTTCCGGTTTATATGAAAATAACGATATTGAAAAAATCCGCATTCCGCGGTTTAAAGTTAATGCCCGTTTTACCTATTTTATGAACGGCGAATTTAAAACTGAAATATTGGAATGCATCCGCGGAAAAAATGTCTTTATTTTTCAGGATGTAGAAAACCATTATCCCCTTTCGGTGAACGAAGGTAAAAATCAACACGTTTTTTCGGTGAACGACCACCTCATGTCGATGATGGTAACTATCGATGCCGTACGGTATGCCGGCGCAGCTCATATTACGCTTGTGGTTCCCGTATATCCGTATAGCCGGCAGCACAAAAAGAAGGGACGTGAAGGCTTGACCGCCAGTATGCTGGGGCATTTCTATGAAACGCTCGGTGTCGATCAGATTATCACGTTGGATATCCACTCTCGCGAAATTGAAAATTCCTTCCATAGTGCCCGTATTGAAAATCTCCATGCAAGTTATCAGATTATTCGGGAACTTACAAAAATCGAAAACCTTGCCGATCCAAACGCAGAGTTTGTAATTGTGGCTCCCGACAGCGGTGCGGTAGACCGGAATAAATTCTATTCCAGCGGCTTAAAAAAACCGCTTGCAATGATTTACAAAGAGCGGGATTATTCCGTTGTTACTCAGAATGCAAAGCAAACGAATATTGTAAATATCAATTTATTAGGCGATGTCAACGGAAAGACGGCATTCCTTGCCGATGATATGCTCGGGACGGGAGGAACGCTGTTAAAGGCGATGGAGTTCCTCAAAAGCAAGGGTGCAAAAAAGGTTATTGCGGCTGTGAGTTTGCCGTTTTTTACCGGCGATGCAATCCAACTTTTTGACGAGGCATATAAAAAAGGTCATTTCTACCGCATCATCGGCACTAATGCGGTATACCACGAAGAATTACTCAAGAAGGAATGGTATATTTCTACCGATGTTTCAGGCCTGTTTGCGCAGGCTATTTCGCGGCTGCATCATAATCAATCTTTAAGCGGCTTGTTGGATAATAGAGATATTATTGAGCGGATGCTGCACGCCTCGGATCCGAACGGACAGCATAAGACGGATAATAAGCAGAACTAAATAAAGCCGTATTTTCGTATTTACATACAACGAATACCGGACAAGGTAAGGCAATGCTTCAAGGGAAACTTATATGGAAATAAAACAATCGACGGATACGACTGTTGCAGGAATGCTTAAAAAATCGCTGTTTCCTCATCAGGCGGCATGGATAAAACCCGTAATCATCTTTATTATGATGCTGCTATTGCTTATTCCTCTTGCGTTTATCCGTTCGCTTGTCAACGATCGGGAACGATATCAACGGACTGCCGAAGCGTCCATCATGGAACCGGTGGGAGGTGAACCTGTTATCGAGGGACTCGTGCTCGCCGTGCCGTATGACGAATTGGTCGAATATACGGATTCTTCCGGGAAGGTTATCAAAAAGGGAAAAAAAACGGACTATATCCTCACGGTTCCTGAAACATATAATCTGGTAACACAGATTGATCCTTATCGCCTTTCGCGGGGTATATTTACCGTACCCGTTTTTAACGGCGATCTTGCGGTAACCGCCTCATTCTCCGGTTTCCAATTTAGTCAATTCAATATCGCGGAAAAAAATATCCGTTATAAGGATGCGGTGCTTATCCTTGGAATAAAAGATAAAAAGACATTAACCGCTTATCCTGCGCTTTATGGGAACGGTAAACCGCTGCTTGAAGCACTGACTGTTCCTGCAGGAGCCTCTCCTTTTCGCAATGCCGTTTATTACATGATGTCGGAAGATGTCGTGCGTTCCGGTTTTTCGATAGAGGGTTCCGTTTCCATCCAAGGGGGTAAAAGCCTGTGTATCGTACCCCTTGCTGCGGATAACAGCTTTGCAGTGCAGTCGACATGGTCTGCGCCCAGTTTTTCGGGGGGATGGCTGCCGAAGAACCGTACGCTCGACGATTCGGGGTTCACCGCCGACTGGCGTATTTCCGGTTTAAGCACGGTATTTCCCCGCAGCTGGAGAGCTCAAGATTTCGACCTAGCCAAAGATACGGATGTGTACGATGAATATGGCGGGTATACTGCAAAATCGACATCGGAGTTCCGAAGCTCGCCTGAAACGGTAAAAATCGGTTTTATCACTCCCATTAATCATTATTCGCAAGTAAAGCGGTGTATTACGTATGCGCTCCTCTTTTTGGCGGTACCGTTTTTAGCGATATTTTTATGCGAATTGTGGAGTGCCGTGCGGATTCACCCTATTCAGTATTTCCTTATCGGAATTGCCGATGTGTTATTTTACCTGTTGCTCCTGTCTTTTTCCGAGCATGTTGCATTTAACTTGAGCTATTTGATTGCCACTGCCGGTGTGTGTACCGTTGTCGGGTTCTATACCGCTGCAATTTTTAAGCAAATCCGTTGGGGCGTTTTGTTGACGGCGGTGCAAGCGGTATCCTATTTCTTGCTGTTCGGGATTTTGCAATCGGAAGATTATGCGCTGCTGATCGGCAGTATCGGTATCTTCTGCGTTGTTGCGCTGCTGATGTTCCTGACGCGGCGGGTTGACTGGTATAGTTCCCGCTTTGCTTCCGTACATACTCATCAGGAAGATGCCGACCGGGGAACGCCTCAAAGAGCAATTACCGGCAAGCTTTCGTCCGGCGATATCGAATAATCGAATAGATTCATGCATCACGGTATTTTCTGTGCGGATATCGGGACGTCGTCGTTAAAGGCGGCGTTTGTTACCGAGGATGGAACGGTACTCAAGTTTACACGCTTGCCGTTCCCGCATCCCGCTCAAGCGGTAGATTGGGTTCAAGCCTTTTTTGCCACATGGCGCACGCTACCGGCGGATTATGCGGTAGAAGCGGTATGTATTTCGGGAAACGGCCCCTCGATTGTCGCCGTGCCTCAAACATACCGAGCACCGGGAGTAAGTACAAACACCGCGGGTTCACTGTCCGCGGCTGTTCCGTCCGCCGGCGGTATAAACCGTGCTGACCTTATTAACGGTATTATTGAAGCGGCAAAACACGACACGTTGTTTTTGTGGAATGAGCCGATGCCGCAGGGTATTACCGTTTCGGCTATACCGGCGGGCGCTTCGCTTTTTTTGCCGCGGATAGCGGCCTTCCATGCAAAATATCCCGATATATTCGCTAATGCCGCGCGGCTTTTTTCCGGGCCGGAATATCTCTCCTACCTTTTGACCGGCGCCGCCGTAACGAGCCTCCCCGATCCGCGCTACGAAGCGGCGTATTGGCGCCAAGAAGATCTTACCCGCGTTGCGGAAACGTTCCTGCATATCGACGCCGGCCGGCTTACCGGTTTGCTGCCGCCGTTTGTAACCGCCGGCATGGTGATCGGCCGCTTTTGCGGTATCCCCGTAATTGCAGGCGTCCCCGATTTTATCGCGGCGCTTATCGGAACGGGCACGCTGACGGCAGGCACCGCTTGCGACCGCGCCGGTTCAAGCGAGGGGCTTAATGTCTGCATCCCGCAGCCGTGCCGCGCCGAAAAAACGCTGCTGTTGCCGTCGGTTATTCCCGATTTATGGAATCTTTCATCCGTTATTCCGTCCTCCGGCGCTGCGTTTTCCGCATTTTTGGTTTCTCACGGGTTTTTAGGCAACGATTATATCGCCGCGCTGGAGCGGATTACGGAAGAACCTTTTGTTGCGTCGGGTGCATACCCCGAAACCTTTGCAGGGCAGGGGCGTGCCTTTGTAGAGGGGCTCGCGTTCCGTATCCGGCGCGGTTGCGATGCGTTGGAACAAACTTCCGGGTTTCGCCCTGTGTATACGCTGTCCGGCGGGCAGGCGCACAATACGCTTTGGTGCCAAATGAAAGCAGATATAACCGGCAGAACCTTTGCGCTTCCCTATTTTGCCGACGGAGAGCTGATCGGCGATGCTGCGTTGGCTCTCTACGGACTCGGCAACGATAAAGGCAGGGGAGAGAATCTCGCTTTGATTGCGCAGCGACTTATCCGCATCAAGCGGTACTACGAACCGGATGCAGCGCTTGCACACCGGTATACGGAAAAATTCTTATCGCATTCCGAAACGGCATAACACAGGAGCTGCCGTTAATCCTGCTGTTTTAAAATTCCCTTGTTGTAGGCGCTAATCAGCATTTCCAAGTTATTGATTTTTTCCTTCATATCGGCTCCGGTGTCGGTGTCTGCAACCCGCTTCCGTTCAACCAAGGTTTCAATCACTTCTTTGGTAGATTCAATGTCGAAACCCTCGCGTAAAACCTTGTCCACGGATTCAAACGGATGATGACTGATGAGCGTCATCCCATAGGAGTTATAGGTGAGTGTGTAGCCTGCAATGCCGGTGGTCTTTTGGTAGGCTTTGGAAAATCCGCCGTCGATAACCAAAAGCTTGCCGCCCGCTTTAATCGGGCTTTCGCCTTTTGCGACTTTGACCGGCGTGTGTCCGTTGACGATGTGCGCGTTACCGCTTAAGCCGAATTCTTTCAGTATCCGCGCGGCAAGCGTGCCGTCATCCTGCTCCATCAGCTTATAGTACGGCGAAGACGGTTCTTTGTGCGTTTCCTTATCGTCGATAAAGTAGCGCTCAAAAGTGGTCATCTTTGTTTTGCCGAACAGCGTCGAATCCTGATTGCACCAGAGGAACCACAGAAAGTCCGCATTTTGCCCGGAAAAATATGCTTCCCGCGCCATTTGGTCGTACTTATCCATCAGGCTTCTACCGTAATATACTGCCCCGTCTATCTCTTTTTGCTTAAAGCTGCCGTCCTCGTTCAATAAAAGGCAGGCATGGAAAAGGAGGTTATCGTTATAGCGCCGGTACATGCTCCCCTTTGCGTACAAAAACCGTACATGCTGCTTGAGCTTTTCGCTCGTAGCAAATGTGTTGGTCAACGTATCGATAAGATGCTGTTCTTCGCCGGTAAGCGCCGTTTGATGGGCGGGATCGATAGTCGGGAACGAGGTGTCGTTGAGCGGATATGTCTTTCCTTCAATTTCGACGGTACCTGCAGTAGGGTTGAGCGTCCGCAACAGCCGCCGGTGTTCCATATTATACGCAGGATTTTGCTCGATGATGTTCTCTTCAACTTTGAATTGAATGATACTGATTGCCTTATGCATTTTTGCCAGCAGCTCCGCGTCGACGTCGAAAGGCTTTTTATCGTTTACTTTGGGCATGAACCGCGTGCAAGGGTCGTCTTTATAGACATGCTGGGCAAAGCTTACCAGCGGCAAAAGACTAATTCCGTATCCGTCCTCGATAGCGTCGATGTTGGAATAACGGAGCGCAATCCGTATGGCCGTTGCAACACATGCGCGGCACCCTGCTGCAGCCCCCATCCATAGGATGTCGTGGTTTCCCCACTGGATATCAAGGCTGTTTTGCGCCATCAGCGTATCCATCACCTTGTGCGGGGACGGACCTCTGTCGAATATGTCGCCGATAATATGCAGGTGATCGATGGTACATTTTTTTATCACCTCCGACAGCTCTATGATGAATAAATCCGCCCGCCCGTATTCCACAAGGCTTTTAATGATTTCGCTGTAATAATCCTTCTTGTTAAAGCGGTGCTCATCTTCCTGCAGCAATTCTTCCATTATGTAAGCGAAATTTTTAGGCAGCAATTTCCGAACCTTCGACCGCGTATACTTTGAGGCAGTCGCCCGCGCAACCCGCACCAGTCGGTAAATGGTCAGCTCGTACCAGTTTGTTAGGTTAGCCTTTTTTTCCGCTTTGATCAGTTCGAGTTTTTCCCTCGGATAGTAGATAAGCGTTGTCAGTTCTTCCAAATCGTCGGTGCTAACCGTTGAGCTGAGTTCTTCGGAGACTTTCCGGCGGATAGCGCCCGAAGCATTCTGCATTACATGGTTAAATGCTTCCGCTTCTCCGTGTATATCGGTTAAAAAATGCTCGGTGCCTTTCGGTAAATTCAGGATGGCTTTAAGGTTGACCACTTCTTCAACCGCTGCCGTAACATTGGGGAACGAGCGGGATAGTAAATCCAAATACTTTATATTCTGCTGTAAGATTTCTGCCGGTATACTTTTCATATATTTCTCCTTATACAATATACGGTAATACGCATACGGCCTTTTGTCAAATGAAATACACCGGTTTGTAAGTCTACT from the Treponema vincentii F0403 genome contains:
- a CDS encoding DUF5723 family protein, translating into MKKKCLILVCMVIGALAAFGQTTATDNGTQKDILQPVEMNEPTQRTKRLPLSMHTGLVISGTAANNMFSVMDFFKPKSDTNPQLVIDFNELSAKTIKSGIHAGVLVDFDWFFQFTVLGEHTVKFSTTINADGWANVSKSLLDLIAQGNTANADGKPITGSLNAKINAFADTGVMYQLKKPNYGFSARLAYFIPLAYMSNPQAAFTLSPNNSGSGIDGLTIEAEGTANIYGHLPAMAASRGLSVADLFKDWGLDLSLAGSYTPTNWVTVTGGVSYLPLKSVEMTTGIRNHFKFKGTVDNILKTMTGKSMDGKGIIDLDKDNTTELLKTDLPPTKIMRPCKIQIGADFRPFRNDYLILSPFFAFPVINAKPYYVDGGLKIESRFARALGVYLDSRYIERIWRHELCLFVDSRWFSFQLAASVASQDFKRTFTTLSGVGVKFGIGIGF
- the prs gene encoding ribose-phosphate diphosphokinase, giving the protein MIYSGSANLAILACPGGEHFADAVIQHLKHIYVEKLNRKIDKLTKRYNLQREHLIRDINFYNDLISSGLYENNDIEKIRIPRFKVNARFTYFMNGEFKTEILECIRGKNVFIFQDVENHYPLSVNEGKNQHVFSVNDHLMSMMVTIDAVRYAGAAHITLVVPVYPYSRQHKKKGREGLTASMLGHFYETLGVDQIITLDIHSREIENSFHSARIENLHASYQIIRELTKIENLADPNAEFVIVAPDSGAVDRNKFYSSGLKKPLAMIYKERDYSVVTQNAKQTNIVNINLLGDVNGKTAFLADDMLGTGGTLLKAMEFLKSKGAKKVIAAVSLPFFTGDAIQLFDEAYKKGHFYRIIGTNAVYHEELLKKEWYISTDVSGLFAQAISRLHHNQSLSGLLDNRDIIERMLHASDPNGQHKTDNKQN
- the creD gene encoding cell envelope integrity protein CreD produces the protein MEIKQSTDTTVAGMLKKSLFPHQAAWIKPVIIFIMMLLLLIPLAFIRSLVNDRERYQRTAEASIMEPVGGEPVIEGLVLAVPYDELVEYTDSSGKVIKKGKKTDYILTVPETYNLVTQIDPYRLSRGIFTVPVFNGDLAVTASFSGFQFSQFNIAEKNIRYKDAVLILGIKDKKTLTAYPALYGNGKPLLEALTVPAGASPFRNAVYYMMSEDVVRSGFSIEGSVSIQGGKSLCIVPLAADNSFAVQSTWSAPSFSGGWLPKNRTLDDSGFTADWRISGLSTVFPRSWRAQDFDLAKDTDVYDEYGGYTAKSTSEFRSSPETVKIGFITPINHYSQVKRCITYALLFLAVPFLAIFLCELWSAVRIHPIQYFLIGIADVLFYLLLLSFSEHVAFNLSYLIATAGVCTVVGFYTAAIFKQIRWGVLLTAVQAVSYFLLFGILQSEDYALLIGSIGIFCVVALLMFLTRRVDWYSSRFASVHTHQEDADRGTPQRAITGKLSSGDIE
- a CDS encoding FGGY-family carbohydrate kinase — its product is MHHGIFCADIGTSSLKAAFVTEDGTVLKFTRLPFPHPAQAVDWVQAFFATWRTLPADYAVEAVCISGNGPSIVAVPQTYRAPGVSTNTAGSLSAAVPSAGGINRADLINGIIEAAKHDTLFLWNEPMPQGITVSAIPAGASLFLPRIAAFHAKYPDIFANAARLFSGPEYLSYLLTGAAVTSLPDPRYEAAYWRQEDLTRVAETFLHIDAGRLTGLLPPFVTAGMVIGRFCGIPVIAGVPDFIAALIGTGTLTAGTACDRAGSSEGLNVCIPQPCRAEKTLLLPSVIPDLWNLSSVIPSSGAAFSAFLVSHGFLGNDYIAALERITEEPFVASGAYPETFAGQGRAFVEGLAFRIRRGCDALEQTSGFRPVYTLSGGQAHNTLWCQMKADITGRTFALPYFADGELIGDAALALYGLGNDKGRGENLALIAQRLIRIKRYYEPDAALAHRYTEKFLSHSETA
- a CDS encoding fructose-bisphosphatase class III, translated to MKSIPAEILQQNIKYLDLLSRSFPNVTAAVEEVVNLKAILNLPKGTEHFLTDIHGEAEAFNHVMQNASGAIRRKVSEELSSTVSTDDLEELTTLIYYPREKLELIKAEKKANLTNWYELTIYRLVRVARATASKYTRSKVRKLLPKNFAYIMEELLQEDEHRFNKKDYYSEIIKSLVEYGRADLFIIELSEVIKKCTIDHLHIIGDIFDRGPSPHKVMDTLMAQNSLDIQWGNHDILWMGAAAGCRACVATAIRIALRYSNIDAIEDGYGISLLPLVSFAQHVYKDDPCTRFMPKVNDKKPFDVDAELLAKMHKAISIIQFKVEENIIEQNPAYNMEHRRLLRTLNPTAGTVEIEGKTYPLNDTSFPTIDPAHQTALTGEEQHLIDTLTNTFATSEKLKQHVRFLYAKGSMYRRYNDNLLFHACLLLNEDGSFKQKEIDGAVYYGRSLMDKYDQMAREAYFSGQNADFLWFLWCNQDSTLFGKTKMTTFERYFIDDKETHKEPSSPYYKLMEQDDGTLAARILKEFGLSGNAHIVNGHTPVKVAKGESPIKAGGKLLVIDGGFSKAYQKTTGIAGYTLTYNSYGMTLISHHPFESVDKVLREGFDIESTKEVIETLVERKRVADTDTGADMKEKINNLEMLISAYNKGILKQQD